The genomic segment CTCGCCCGACGCGCCCGAGACGCCCGAGCGCGCGGTCCTGCGCTCGGGGGAGACGCGCATCGTCCGCCGACTCGTCGAGGACGAGGCGGTGCCGGAGTCGGTCCGGCGCGTGGCGTTCGCCCGCGGGTTGCAGTCGGCCATCGCCGTCCCTCTCCGCTACGGAACCACGACGTACGGCGTCCTCGGCGTGTACGCGACTCGTCCGGACGCGTTCAGCGACCGTGAACGCGAGAGCTTGGAGACGCTCGGCGTCGCCACCGGGTTCGTCATCAACGCCGCCCGGCAGCGCAACCTCCTCCTGTCGGACACCGTCGTCGAACTGACGTTCCGCGTGACCGACGCGGCGGACGTTCTCGTCGCCGCGTCGGCGCGGTTCGACTGCTCGCTCTCGGTCGCCGGCGTCGTCCCCCTCGGCGAGGGAACGCTCCTCTGCTACGTCGCGGTTCGGGACGCCGACCCGCGAGCGGTCCTCGACGCCGCGGCGTCCCGAGACGGCGTCGAGGGCGGCCGCCTGGTCCACGAGACCGGCGACGACGAGGACGCGCAGGGGGGGCTCTTCGAGGTGACGCTGACGGACGCGTCCCCGTTGCTGTCGCTGACGGAACTCGGCGCGACGGTCCGGACGGCGACGTTCGAGGACGGGGCCGGCCGACTGGTCGCGGAGGTCGCACCCGACGAGGACGTCAGAGCCGTCGTCGAGGCCGTGAGCGCGTCGTTCGTCGGGACCGAACTCCTCGCCAAGCGGGAGCGCCACCGGTCGGTCGAGACCGCACAGGAGTTCCGGAGTTCGCTCCACGAGCGCCTCACGGCCCGGCAGCGGACCGCCCTGCGCGTCGCCTACCACGGGGGCTACTTCCAGTCTCCCAGGGACAGCACGGCCGAGGAACTGGCCGACGGACTTGGCATCTCCTCGTCCACGCTGCACTACCACCTGCGTGCCGCGCAGTGGAAACTGGTCGACGCGTTCCTGCGGGGGGACGACTCGGAGCGACGCCGCGGCGAGACGGCCGAGTGGCACGGCGGGTCGGAGGCGCGATGACGGGCGCGGACGGGGACCGCTCGGACGACGACCGGCCGCCGACGACGCTGTTCGAGTCCCTCCCCGACCCGGTTCTCGCCTGCGAGCGAACGAGCGACCCGGACGGCGACGGGCGCGTCGTCCGCGACGTCAATCCCGCCTTCGCGGCGGCGTTCGCCGTCGAGCGAGACGGCGTCGTCGGGACCCCGCTGGACGACGTGGCGTTGACCGGGGTCTCCGACGCGGGAGGGGACGACGCGCGCGGACGCGAGGTGTCGGACCCCCCCACCGCCGGTTCGCTTCTCGGCCGCGCCCGCGACGGCGACGCGCCCGTGGTTCCGTACCGACGCGAGGCCGGGGACGAGGCGCGGCGGTTCCGCGTCCGGTCGGTCTCGGACGAGTCGGTGCCCGGGCGCGGCTACCTCGTGTTCGACGACGTCACCGCGCTGGAACGGCGACGAGCGGAGGTCGCCGCGGCGCTCGCGGACCTCGAACGCGTCGCGAGCGTCGCGAGCCACGACATCCGGAACCCGCTGGAGGTGGCGAACATCCGGCTCGAAGCGGCGCGAGAGACGGGCGAAGACGTCCACTTCGAGAAGGTCGCGGGCGCGCTGGACCGCGTCGACACCCTCGTCCGGGACGTACTCGCGGTCGGTGGAGAGGGCGTCGACCCGACCGATGCCGTCGCTCTCGGCGCCGTCGCCGCCGCCGCGTGGGACACCGTCGAGACGGGCGACGCCGTCCTCGTCGTCGACGAGGAGTTGCCGACGGTCCGCGGCGACGCCGACCGCCTCCGACGACTGTTCGAGAACCTGTTTCGGAACTCCGTGGAACACGGTTCCACGAGCAGTCGGGCTTCGGCCGACGACACCGCCGAGCGCGCCGACGGCGCCGTCACCGTGACCGTCGCGCCCGACGCCGACGGCTTCGTCGTCGCGGACGACGGTCCCGGCGTCCCGGCGAACGCGCGCGAACGCGTCTTCGAGGCGGGGTACTCGACGGGGTCGGAGAACAGCGGGCTCGGACTCTCCATCGTCAGGCGAATCGCCCGCGGACACGGCTGGCGCGTCACCGTCGCGGACGACGGCGACGGTGGTGCCCGATTCCGGTTCACCGGCGTCGAACGCCTTGCGGGCGACGACGCGGACGAGTCGGGGGTCGGCGACCCGTCGGACGGCGCGGGCGAGTAGTCCACGAGCGCCGTCGCGGCCGCGCGCGGTCCGCGGCGGTCGGTCACAGTCGTCGAACGCCGAGTCGTCGCAGGACCGCGCGAACGGCGCGGGCCAACGCGGGCGACGCGGTCGGAGCGAGGACGACCCCGGCGACGGCAGCCGAGGCGGCCGCAACGAACCAGCGCGAGGCGCGTGCGACGGTCCCGCCGGGCGCTTCGGTGAGTAGCACGGCGATCCACCACGCGCACTCCCGCCCGAGGACGAGCGCCCCGAACCAGCACAGTTCGACGAGCGGACCGACGGCCGCGGTGAGCGTCGCGATGCCCGGCGCGTAGCGGTCGGCGAGTCGGTCGAGCGTCTCGTCGACGAGACTCTTCAGGACGCGGTTTATCCGCCGGTGGTCCGCGTACTTCGCGCGACGGTCGTCGCCGACGCCGAGCTCGCAGAGCGCGAAGGCGAGGTCGAACGCGACGTGCGCGTTGACGCCGAGGGCGGCGTGCTGCAGCACGAGCGTCCCGTCGCGCTCGGCGGCCCGGAAGGCGACCCGCCACGCCGTGGGCAACGCCGCTTCCCGGCCGGTCTCGAAGGCGAGCGCGGCGCGGCGGTAGTGGTTCGCGAACTCGACGAGGTAGTCGGCGACCCACTCGGGGTCCTCGAACGCGCCGCGGCCGACGGCGGCGGCGACTTCCTCTGTGACGCGCGCGTAGACGGTGAGAAACACCGCCCGCCCGTCGCCGCGGTCCCGGAAGTACCGCTCCAGTCCGCGCAGCCGGATACGAGCGTCTTCGACCGTCTCGTACGGCTCCGCGAGGAGCGATAGCGCCCCGGGGTCGGCCTCGCGGGGCGGGCGAGTCGCGTCGACGGCCCGACGGCGTCGCTCCGTCCGGGGTCGCGGTCGCGCCGCTCTCCCGACCCCGTCGCCGCCGGGAACGGGTGCGCCGACGACGGCGAAGAGACAGACCGCATCGGTGACCGACACCGCCGAGACCGACGCGAGACTGGCGACGCCGGCGAGAACGGCGAGCACGCCGGTGAGGCGCCGGCGCCCGGAGCGGTCGGCTCCGCTCTCGTTCGTCCGCGCGGTCCGCCTCCGGTCGGAGCGTCGTTCGATTCTGGACATGGCGTCGTGCTCCCGCGGCGCACCGGTCGATCGGCGCGCCACGTCAGACGAACGGCTCCGAACGGGATTGGATGGGAGTTCTCGATACTCCGAGGCGACCGAGCGCACAGACTCTAGATACGACGAGAGAACGTCGACCGGCGCGGAGAACGGGAGGCCGGTCCGAGAGCCAGGGTCGCCGCCCGGTCAGTTTCGCGCGGACGACGACTCGCTTTTGGCCGCTTCGAGGGCGTCGAGCACCGGTTCGACCTCGTCGAACCGCGGCCCCCGCGAGAGGGCGTCTCGCTCTCGGTCCCACTCGACGAGTCCGGCGGCTTCGAGCTTCGGGAAGTGGACGTGTCGGAGTTCGAGTTCCAGCACGTCCGGTTCGTCACCGTCCGCCATGCTCGGCCTGACCGGCGGTGTCCGGTCGCCGGAGTCGGCGAGTGCCAGCAGAATTCGTCGCCTGTACTCGTGGTCGAGGACGCCCAGCAGTTCGTCCAACCGACCGTCTGCGTCGACGTTGTGGTCTGTCGATGACATAGTAGCTCCCCTCACACCGCGTCTCGTCCGGGCCCCGCCCGCGAACGAGGACGGCTCCGGGTCCCCTCCGCACGACGCGTGTGATGTGCACCCACGTATCGTTTGGACGCCCGACAGATTACTCTGGAGCCGGTTTATTCCGGCATTTTAAATACACCCGTCGCCTCCGGCGTCCTGACGAACGCTCGAAACCGATGTTACTCGCCGAACTCACGCTCCAACACCCGATTCTCCTGGAAACGCTCGGTCGGGTCCCCGACATCGAAGTCGTCTGGCAGGAGACGCACAGACACGAGGACAGACCGACGCAGATGCTCTGTTGGATACTGGCCGACGACTTCGACGCGGTGGCGAGTGCGATGGCCGACGACCCGTCGGTGCGGGACTCCACCGTCGTCGCCGCCCTCGACGGCCGCCGCCTGTTCCGCGTCGATTTCACGGACCCCACCGCCACCGTCGACGTCGTCCCGCAGTTGGTCGCCGTCGGCGCCGTCGTCGACGAAGCCGTCGGGACCGCCGCGGGATGGTGGCTCCGGATACAGTTCCCCGACCGAGACGCCGTCGAGTCCGTCTACGAGTTCTGCCGAGACCACGACATCCCCGTCACCGTCGAGCGACTGTACGAGCAGACCGACTGGGAGATGCAGCACGTGCCGGCGCTGACCGACTCGCAGCGGGAGCTACTGTGCGAGGCGCTCGCGTCGGGCTACCTCGAAATCCCGCGGCGGTGCTCGCTCGCGGAACTCGCCGCCGAACTCGGCATCTCCGAGAGCGCGGCGTCGGAGCGCTTCCGCCGCGGCGTGCGCGGACTCGTCGAACAGACGTTGGGCACGTAGCCGGTCCGCAGGAGTGGACCTCGCGTGCGTGACGCACTGTCGACCGCCGACGTGGGTCGCCGTCGCGCGGGTCACCGTCGACCGCCGACGTGGGTCACCCGCGCATGAGGTTCATCACCTCGTCGCTCACGGCCGGTTCGGTGGCGACGAGGTAGGAGCTGCCGGCCTCCAGTCGCGTGTCGGAGCCGGCGATGCGGTGTCCCTCGGCGTCGGAGACGACGATGGCCCCGCGGGGGAACGTGACTTCGGTCAGTGACTTGCCCGCGACGGGAGCGCCCTCGGCGACGCGGATTTCCACGACGTCGATGGTCCCGGTGACGTCTTCCAGCGACCGCACTTCCCGTTCGACGGCGTTCGCGGTCGCCCGCGCACTCGCGGCGGCCGTGAACACCACCTCGTCGACGAACGGAGCGTACTCGTCGCCCACGTCGACTTCGCTCCGCATCACCGTCTCCACGTCTGGCGCGAGGTGGGTCGCCGCCATGCAGATTGCGAGGTTGGTGCCCGTCTCGCCCGTCAACGCGGCGACGACGTCCGTCCGTTCGAGACCCGCCTGTTCGAGGATTGACGGGCGCGTCGCGTCTCCGCGGATGACCGTCGCGAAGTACTCGTCCGCTATCTCGTCGACCACGTCGCCGTCCTCCTCGACGACGACCACGTCCTGTCCTCGGTCGTCGAGCACTCTGGCGGTGTTTCGGCCGACGCGACCGCCGCCCGCCACGACCGTTCGCTGTGTTCCCGGCATAGCTAGTCGTCTTCCGCCTCTCCCTTATCAACCCCCGTCCCGGCACCGACGCTCGACGGCGCGGTTCCGTCGCCGTCGGCGGTCGCTGCGCCGTCGGCAGACCCGTCGCCGGGGACGTCTCCGGTATCGGCCGTCTCCGCCGCCTCGACCGCCTCCGTCCGTCGGTAGCGCCGGCGAGCGTAGTACGCGACCACGCCGAGGACGATCCAGGCCGCGCTCAGACCGAGCGCCAGCGGGTCCGTCCGCGAGAGGTACTCGACCAGAACCGCGGTCAGGACGAGGTTCAGGACGATGCCGAGTATCGGAGGTATCGGGTAGTAGGGTATCTCGTACGGGCGGTTCATGTTCGGCCGCTCCCGTCGGAGTTTGATGACCGCGCCGTTGACGACGACGAACGAGAGGAGGAAGAACAGACTCGACATGTTGCCGGCGCTCTCGGTCGGGAGCGCCACCGAGGCGAGCATCACGACGGCGCTGCCGAGGATGGCGAGGAAGGGCGTCCCGTAGCGGTGGTGGATGGTGCCGATCGACGAGGGCAACTGTCGCTCCCGACCCATCGAGAACGCGACGCGCGAGGAGGCGATGACGACGGCGTTCAACGCGGTGATGGTCGAGAAGACGGCGCCGAAGACGATGATGGCCCCGCCGTTCCGGATGAGGGGCAGGTCGGTCGGCATGAACGTCGTCGCCGCCTCGGCGATGCCCGCCTCGCCGGCCGCCGCCAACCCTTCGGCGCCGAGCGTTCCGATGGCGACGGAGACGACGAGGAGGTAGACGAGGACGGTCACTCCGAGGCTGACGAAGATGGCCTTCGGGATGTTCTCGCGGGGGTTCTTCACCTCCTCGGTGACCGTGGTGATGAGGTCGTAACCCTCGAAGGCGATGAACGTCAGCCCCATCGCGGGGAGGATGCTCGCCGCCGACCGACCGCCGGGGAACAGGGGCTCGAACTGGTCGAGGGAGAAACTCGTCTCGGTCCCGCCGCCGGCCGAGAGGAAGCCGAACGCGACGAACACGACGAGGATGGCGACCTTCGTCGCGGTGAATATCGTCTCGACGCTCCCGCTGGCGGCCGTCGAGACGGCGTTCACCGCGACGAGGAGGACGACGGCGCCGAACGCGAGGGCGAGTTCCGGCGGCACCGCGACGGCGACGGCGGGGAGGTCGACGGCCGCGACGTTCTCGGGCGCGGGTACGACGCCGTAGAGGTGGAGCAGTTCGAGGAAGTTCGGCGCGAAGCCGAGGGCGTACAGGCCGCCGGCGATCATGTACGCGAACCACAGCATCCACCCCATGACGAACGAGGGCAGGTCGTCGAAAATCTCGCGGACGAACGCGTACCCGCCGCCGGACTTCGGAATCGCCGAGGCGAGTTCGGCGTAGGAGAGCCCGGTGAACGCCGTCACAACGCCGTTGAGCGCGAAGACGAATATCGCCGCCGGGCCGGCGATTTCGGCCGCGAGGCCGGTCAACACGAATATCCCCGCCCCGATCATCGCTCCCATCCCGATCATCGTCGCGTCGAGGAGGCCCAGATTGGCCGCCGGTTCGCGCGTTCGGTCCGCACTCATCGTTCGTGGTAACTCGTATCATCGTCCGACAAAAGTGTGCGTCCTCGCGGGCGGACCGTTCGCTCCCCGCGTCGGTCGGAGCGGGTGCGCCCTCGGTCAGAACTCCTCTGCGGTGTCGACGCCGACGACCACGCCGCCGTCGTCGTCGCCGCGAGGACGGTACCGTCCCAGCACTCCCCGCGGACTCACAGTTCGTCGCCGCCCTTCGGCTTCCAGGTGTTGCCCTCGAGGACGACCAGGTCGTACCGCTTGAGGACGTGGAGCAGTTCGACCACCGCCTCGGCGTCCAACTCGGCGGCCGTCTCCGTGGGGAGGTTGTTGGCGACGGCGCTTCGGGTCCCCTCGCCCATCCGTTCCAGCGTCTCGAGGACGACTTCGACGTCCTGCAGCAGCGGTTCGACGCCCTGTCGGCGTTCCTCGGTGGGACTCAACCGCGACAGCACGTCGTCGTACGTCCCCGTAATCTCCATCGAAACTGTCACGTCGTCGGCCGCTGGCTCCGTCTCGTCGCTCATGGTCGTGGTACGTGCACAAATCGAGTTAGATGTTCCTATATCTCGCACGGAGAGATTCGTCTCGGCGCGACGTGAGAACGAAACGAGGCGAGCGAGAACCGGTCGGCAGGATACGGTCTCAGCGGCCGTCCGCCTCGGTCAGTCGGAGGCGATACTCGAAGTACTCGTCCCCGTACCGAATCAGGTCGTGCGGCGGATACTCGTCCGCGCCGGCGTCCTTCGTCACGTTGCCGTCGACGTAGGCGCGTTCGTCCAGTCGTTTCAGCACCGAGACGAAGGCGTCGGGGAACGGGTGTTCGGCGCTGTAGCCGTCGCCGCTCTGCGCTCTGCGGAACACGTCCCGTTCGGCCGACGAGAGCGACGCGGGGTCGATTCGCGCGCCGACGAGGCGGCCGCGCAGGACCGTCTCCACCTCCGCTTCCGTCTCGGCGACCGGTTCCGCGACCGGTCGGTACACAGCCTCGTGGAACGTCTCGCGTTCGACTTCGACCCGCCAGATTCGGTCGCGGTGAGCGACGTACGCCGGCCCGTCGTCCGCGAGGAGTTCGCTCGACTCGACGGCCGACTCGTCGCGGTAGACGTAGCCGCCGCGCTGGACGAGTCCCCACGGGACGCCGCCGACGTCGCCGCGGGCGCGGGCCGCCATGTAGGCAATCTGTACCGCCCGTTCGTCCGACTGCGGGAGCGCAGCCTTGTCGACGTGTTCGGGCGCGCCGGACTCGTCCTCGCCGAGTCGCCCCTCGTCGTACAGTCGGAGCACCGGGCGGGTCACCGTCTCCTCGCCGACGACCACCTCGTCGAGGCGGTAGTACCGCCCCTCGTACTTCGCCCACTGGGGTTCGCTGCGCGGGAACGGCTCGACGTACTGCGTCGTGAACTCCGACCCGTTCACGGCCGCGGCGAGGGCGTCCTCGTCCCACGGCACGCGCGTCTCGTTCAGGTCGCGGACGTACCGGTCCCGCAGCGTCGCGGTTCGGTCGTACAGGTGGAAGTCGATGGTCGCGGTCGGTTCGCCGTTCCCACCGCTCCCGAGTCCGGTCGAGCACCCGGCGAGCGCGGAGAGTCCGGCCGCGCCGACGGCCGCGAGTGCGCGCCGCCGAGAGCATCGGTTGGAGGGCATCGTCGGCCCGTCACGCTACCGAGACTAATGTCTTCGGTGTCTCTGAGAAATCGCGGCGGGGGGCGGGTGACCGACTCAGGCCGACTCGACCGATTCAGGCCGACTCGACGGCCTCGACCAACTCGTCGTAGTCGGGTTCGTTCTCGGGCGACTCCGCCTCCCACGCGTAGGTGACAGTGCCGTCGTCGTCGAGGACGTACACCGCGCGGTTGGCGACGCCGTGCAGGCCCAGGTCCGCGACGTCTATCTCCAGCCCGTACGCCCGAATCGCCTCCCGGCTCATGTCGCTGACGAGGGGGAAGCCGAGGCCGTGTTCCTCGCGGAACGCGTTGAGCGTGAACGGCGAGTCCGCGCTGACGCCGTACACCGACGCGCCGGCGTCCTCGAACCGGTCGAGGTGCTCCTGCAGGGCGGTCATCTCGTTGGAGCACGGCGGCGTGAACGCGCCGGGGAAGAACGCGAGGAGGGTCGATCCCTCGCCGACGGCGTCCGCGAGCGAGAACTCCTCGACGTCGCCGGTTGCCACCTTGTTCGTGAACTCGGGTGCGTCGTCGCCTTCGGAAACCATGTCCCCAGATTGGGCACAGAGCGGCATAAATCGCACACCGAACGTGTTCCTCGCCGCGAACCCGGACGGTTTCCGTGGCCGATTCCACCGACTTCAGCGTTGTCGCCGTCGTCGCCGCGGCGTCGGGTCCGATACCGGCGTCGGCGAGCAACTCGGCCGCGACGCCGGATTCGGAGGCGGTGCCGACTCAGTCCGTCCCGGTCCCGCCGGCCGGTTCGTCCTCGTCGTCGACGGGGGTGAGGTCGAGGTCCGACTCGTCGGTGAGCGCTTCGACCTCGTCCTCGTCGAGTACCTCCTCGCCGACTTCGAGGCCGAACTCGGCGGCGCGTTCGCGCCAGAACTCGCGGTACCCCTCGTGCTCGACGTCGCTCGTCACCGTCGTCTCGCCCCGTTCCAGTCGCGCCTGCTTCTCGCGGACCTCGGCGATGAGGTCCTCGGCGAGGTCGGTCGAGAGTTGGCCGCTCAACTCCGCCTCCGTGATGGCGCTCTCCTCGGCCTGTAGAATGCGCCGTTCGCTCTGCAGTAGTTCCTGTTTGAGCAGGGAGGGCTCCCGCTCCAGTAGCGAGCGGATGACGTGCTCGAGTTCGCGCTTCTCGCGCCCGTACTCGCGCTTGAACCGTTCGTACACGCCGGTCCGGATGAGGTTCTGCGTGTGGAGGCGTTCGGCCTCGTTCAGCGCCTCGTCAACCGCCTTCGCCCGCGTGAGGAGGAGGTCGTACAGTTCCCGTTCCTTCCCGGACGTCTGCACGCCCACCGCGCGGAGGAACCGCTTCATCGACAGGCCCTGGACGACGAGACTGAACGCGGCGATGCCGAACACGAGGACGCGGAGTTGCTGGCGCGGTCCGACGGACTCCGGCAGTCCGAGGACGAGCGCGATGGGTATCGAACCGTGGAGGCCGCCCCAGACGAGGACGTGCTGGTAGTTCCGCGGCACGTTCGCGTCCGAGAGCCGGTTGGCCACCTCCGTCAGGGGGTAGACGGCGACGGCGCGCGCGGCGAGGACGAGGACGATGGCGGGCAGCAGCAGTTCCGCCTCGGCGATTATCTGCCGAATCGGCGTCTTCACGCCGAGCAGGAGGAAGATGAACGTGTTGACGACGTACGCGGCCGTCTCCCACGTGTTGAACACGGCCGTCTTCGTCTGCGCCGACATGGCGTACTCGCGGCCGCGGTTGCCGATGAGAAGCCCGGCGGCCACGGTGGCGATGACGCCGCTGACGTGGAGGTAGTGCTCGGCGACGAGGAACGCCCCGTAGGCGAGGACGACGGTGAGCACGATTTCGGTCATGTGCTCGTCGAGGTTCGCCATCAGGCGGTAGACGAAGTAGCCCGCGGCGAGTCCGACGACTGCGCCGCCGCCGGCGGAGACGACGATGCCGCCCGCGAGTTCCCCGACGCCCGCTATCGTCGCGAGGTCCGCGGCGCTGTCGCCCGCCTCGACCAGCGCGAGGAGGGCGGAGAAGATGACGACGGAGATGCCGTCGTTCAGCAGGCTCTCGCCCTCCACGAGGACGGCGAGGCGGTCCGGAACCCCCACCTGCTTGAACAGCGCCAACACGGAGACGGGGTCCGTCGGGAGGACGATGGTGCCGAACAGGAGGCCGATGAGCAGGGTGTAGCCGAGCAGTTCCGTGGCGACGAGTCCGACGACGACGATGGACGCCGCCAGTCCCACCGTCGCGAGCGTCAGCATCACCGGGAAGTTCGACCTGAACTCGTCGATGTCCGTCGTCGCCGCCCCCTCGAACAGCAGGGGCGGCAGGACGACGAGGAGGATGATGTCGTGCGTGAGCGTGATGTCTATCTCCAGTCCGACGATGGACGCGCCGAACCCCGCGATGAGGAGCGCGATGGTGTACGGGATGCGTCCGATTTTGGCCAGTACCGCGCCGACGCCGCCCGCGATGAGAAAGACGGTCAACAGGTCGATGAGTTGTTGTTCCAGCCCACTCGCCATTGACAGTTCGTTCTCGGGGCCCACGGTTAGGTTCGGTGGCAGGCGGACGGAGGGTGCGGAGGGGGCGACGGAGCGCGGTGGTAAGGAGAAGGCGATGGGGGCCCTCAGAGCGGGCGCGTCGGGGCGACGTCACCGACGGGCGTCGCGTCCCGCCACACCCACTCGAACAGGTCGTTCCCGAACCGCACCGCGGTGTCGGAGTCGGCGACCAGTTCCGTACTCGGGTCGTACGACCCGTCCAGTCGCGGCAGCGAGAGGAACGTCGTTCCGTCGGCGACGGCGAGGGCGAACGACACGTCCGCGACGCGGACGGTGAGGTTCTCGGGGATGGGGACGTCGCCGTCGTCGTGCCGGCGAACCTCGTCGACGACGGCTTCGGTGACGAGGAGGCGGCCGGGTCTGTCCTCGCACACCTCCCGGAGCGTCTGTCCGAGGTCCGGGAAGTGGACCGGCGAGACGACGGCCACCTCCGCGGCGTTCCGGAGACTGTCGTGGATGAGCCGAATCGCGCCCGCCGGGTCCGTCTCGGAG from the Halogeometricum rufum genome contains:
- a CDS encoding bacterio-opsin activator domain-containing protein produces the protein MDDVLDGIGGGVMVVDADWRVTRANEAAAGLFGRADANLVGADVRDAFPESVESTFAGHFGGADASPSAVAFEDYFPALETWLAVRTAPVDDGMVVSLRDVTERRRLERTLADREAELERLNRINAIIQEIIRELVGATTREEIEETVCERLAASDLYEFTWVGEREATSDRVASRTAAGDSDGLLELVDDDSPDAPETPERAVLRSGETRIVRRLVEDEAVPESVRRVAFARGLQSAIAVPLRYGTTTYGVLGVYATRPDAFSDRERESLETLGVATGFVINAARQRNLLLSDTVVELTFRVTDAADVLVAASARFDCSLSVAGVVPLGEGTLLCYVAVRDADPRAVLDAAASRDGVEGGRLVHETGDDEDAQGGLFEVTLTDASPLLSLTELGATVRTATFEDGAGRLVAEVAPDEDVRAVVEAVSASFVGTELLAKRERHRSVETAQEFRSSLHERLTARQRTALRVAYHGGYFQSPRDSTAEELADGLGISSSTLHYHLRAAQWKLVDAFLRGDDSERRRGETAEWHGGSEAR
- a CDS encoding ATP-binding protein — protein: MTGADGDRSDDDRPPTTLFESLPDPVLACERTSDPDGDGRVVRDVNPAFAAAFAVERDGVVGTPLDDVALTGVSDAGGDDARGREVSDPPTAGSLLGRARDGDAPVVPYRREAGDEARRFRVRSVSDESVPGRGYLVFDDVTALERRRAEVAAALADLERVASVASHDIRNPLEVANIRLEAARETGEDVHFEKVAGALDRVDTLVRDVLAVGGEGVDPTDAVALGAVAAAAWDTVETGDAVLVVDEELPTVRGDADRLRRLFENLFRNSVEHGSTSSRASADDTAERADGAVTVTVAPDADGFVVADDGPGVPANARERVFEAGYSTGSENSGLGLSIVRRIARGHGWRVTVADDGDGGARFRFTGVERLAGDDADESGVGDPSDGAGE
- a CDS encoding DUF5995 family protein produces the protein MSRIERRSDRRRTARTNESGADRSGRRRLTGVLAVLAGVASLASVSAVSVTDAVCLFAVVGAPVPGGDGVGRAARPRPRTERRRRAVDATRPPREADPGALSLLAEPYETVEDARIRLRGLERYFRDRGDGRAVFLTVYARVTEEVAAAVGRGAFEDPEWVADYLVEFANHYRRAALAFETGREAALPTAWRVAFRAAERDGTLVLQHAALGVNAHVAFDLAFALCELGVGDDRRAKYADHRRINRVLKSLVDETLDRLADRYAPGIATLTAAVGPLVELCWFGALVLGRECAWWIAVLLTEAPGGTVARASRWFVAAASAAVAGVVLAPTASPALARAVRAVLRRLGVRRL
- a CDS encoding helix-turn-helix domain-containing protein is translated as MLLAELTLQHPILLETLGRVPDIEVVWQETHRHEDRPTQMLCWILADDFDAVASAMADDPSVRDSTVVAALDGRRLFRVDFTDPTATVDVVPQLVAVGAVVDEAVGTAAGWWLRIQFPDRDAVESVYEFCRDHDIPVTVERLYEQTDWEMQHVPALTDSQRELLCEALASGYLEIPRRCSLAELAAELGISESAASERFRRGVRGLVEQTLGT
- a CDS encoding potassium channel family protein — its product is MPGTQRTVVAGGGRVGRNTARVLDDRGQDVVVVEEDGDVVDEIADEYFATVIRGDATRPSILEQAGLERTDVVAALTGETGTNLAICMAATHLAPDVETVMRSEVDVGDEYAPFVDEVVFTAAASARATANAVEREVRSLEDVTGTIDVVEIRVAEGAPVAGKSLTEVTFPRGAIVVSDAEGHRIAGSDTRLEAGSSYLVATEPAVSDEVMNLMRG
- a CDS encoding APC family permease; the protein is MSADRTREPAANLGLLDATMIGMGAMIGAGIFVLTGLAAEIAGPAAIFVFALNGVVTAFTGLSYAELASAIPKSGGGYAFVREIFDDLPSFVMGWMLWFAYMIAGGLYALGFAPNFLELLHLYGVVPAPENVAAVDLPAVAVAVPPELALAFGAVVLLVAVNAVSTAASGSVETIFTATKVAILVVFVAFGFLSAGGGTETSFSLDQFEPLFPGGRSAASILPAMGLTFIAFEGYDLITTVTEEVKNPRENIPKAIFVSLGVTVLVYLLVVSVAIGTLGAEGLAAAGEAGIAEAATTFMPTDLPLIRNGGAIIVFGAVFSTITALNAVVIASSRVAFSMGRERQLPSSIGTIHHRYGTPFLAILGSAVVMLASVALPTESAGNMSSLFFLLSFVVVNGAVIKLRRERPNMNRPYEIPYYPIPPILGIVLNLVLTAVLVEYLSRTDPLALGLSAAWIVLGVVAYYARRRYRRTEAVEAAETADTGDVPGDGSADGAATADGDGTAPSSVGAGTGVDKGEAEDD
- a CDS encoding redoxin domain-containing protein, giving the protein MVSEGDDAPEFTNKVATGDVEEFSLADAVGEGSTLLAFFPGAFTPPCSNEMTALQEHLDRFEDAGASVYGVSADSPFTLNAFREEHGLGFPLVSDMSREAIRAYGLEIDVADLGLHGVANRAVYVLDDDGTVTYAWEAESPENEPDYDELVEAVESA
- a CDS encoding cation:proton antiporter, whose protein sequence is MASGLEQQLIDLLTVFLIAGGVGAVLAKIGRIPYTIALLIAGFGASIVGLEIDITLTHDIILLVVLPPLLFEGAATTDIDEFRSNFPVMLTLATVGLAASIVVVGLVATELLGYTLLIGLLFGTIVLPTDPVSVLALFKQVGVPDRLAVLVEGESLLNDGISVVIFSALLALVEAGDSAADLATIAGVGELAGGIVVSAGGGAVVGLAAGYFVYRLMANLDEHMTEIVLTVVLAYGAFLVAEHYLHVSGVIATVAAGLLIGNRGREYAMSAQTKTAVFNTWETAAYVVNTFIFLLLGVKTPIRQIIAEAELLLPAIVLVLAARAVAVYPLTEVANRLSDANVPRNYQHVLVWGGLHGSIPIALVLGLPESVGPRQQLRVLVFGIAAFSLVVQGLSMKRFLRAVGVQTSGKERELYDLLLTRAKAVDEALNEAERLHTQNLIRTGVYERFKREYGREKRELEHVIRSLLEREPSLLKQELLQSERRILQAEESAITEAELSGQLSTDLAEDLIAEVREKQARLERGETTVTSDVEHEGYREFWRERAAEFGLEVGEEVLDEDEVEALTDESDLDLTPVDDEDEPAGGTGTD
- a CDS encoding helix-turn-helix transcriptional regulator; this encodes MNEDGAPPVVEYVTSSTTRESVVTTLAAESATTRALCSALDASESGVYAAVNDLREHGVLEVDDGERLRLTGVGIVVADAVERRRRLESTLWTDLDYWRTHDIRALPDPFRARLSELEGLDVFRVSETDPAGAIRLIHDSLRNAAEVAVVSPVHFPDLGQTLREVCEDRPGRLLVTEAVVDEVRRHDDGDVPIPENLTVRVADVSFALAVADGTTFLSLPRLDGSYDPSTELVADSDTAVRFGNDLFEWVWRDATPVGDVAPTRPL